In the Devosia sp. SL43 genome, one interval contains:
- a CDS encoding pyruvate dehydrogenase complex E1 component subunit beta, giving the protein MPQILMPALSPTMEEGTLSKWLVKVGDKVKSGDVLAEIETDKATMEVESVDEGTVTELLIEAGTEGVKVNTPIAMVLAEGETADAAPVAKTAAEPSEAPVVAAEKAADAAPSQASVPAAPKFEAQSDPDLPEGVEMVEMTVRQALNEAMAEELRRDKDVFVMGEEVAEYQGAYKITQNLLQEFGPERIIDTPITEHGFAGLAVGAAFAGLKPIVEFMTWNFAMQAIDQIINSAAKQLYMSGGQVKAPMVFRGPNGVASRVGAQHSQDYSAWYSHVPGLTVIAPYSAADAKGLLKAAIRSPNPVVFLENEILYGSTGLVPKMDDFVLPIGKARIARKGADVTIVSFSMGMRYATQATEKLVAAGVDVELIDLRTLRPLDSDTVIASVKKTGRLVTVEEGWPQGGIGAEISARVMEQAFDYLDAPVIRVTGKDVPMPYAANLEKLALPNVDEVIAAVNAVTYRS; this is encoded by the coding sequence ATGCCCCAAATCCTGATGCCCGCGCTCTCGCCCACCATGGAAGAGGGCACGCTGTCCAAATGGCTGGTCAAGGTCGGCGACAAGGTCAAGTCCGGCGACGTGCTGGCCGAAATCGAAACCGACAAGGCGACCATGGAAGTCGAGTCGGTTGATGAAGGCACCGTCACCGAGTTGCTGATCGAGGCCGGCACCGAAGGCGTCAAGGTCAATACCCCGATCGCCATGGTTCTGGCCGAAGGCGAAACCGCCGATGCTGCCCCGGTTGCCAAGACGGCAGCCGAGCCCTCTGAAGCGCCGGTCGTCGCCGCCGAAAAGGCCGCAGACGCAGCGCCATCGCAGGCGTCTGTTCCAGCCGCCCCCAAGTTCGAAGCCCAGAGCGATCCGGACCTGCCCGAAGGCGTCGAGATGGTCGAGATGACCGTGCGCCAGGCGCTGAACGAGGCCATGGCCGAAGAACTGCGCCGCGACAAGGACGTCTTTGTTATGGGCGAAGAGGTTGCCGAATACCAGGGCGCCTACAAGATCACCCAGAACCTGCTGCAGGAATTCGGCCCCGAGCGCATCATCGATACGCCGATCACCGAGCACGGCTTTGCCGGTCTGGCCGTCGGCGCCGCCTTTGCCGGCCTCAAGCCGATCGTCGAATTCATGACCTGGAACTTTGCCATGCAGGCAATCGACCAGATCATCAACTCGGCCGCCAAGCAGCTCTATATGTCGGGCGGGCAGGTCAAGGCGCCGATGGTGTTCCGCGGCCCCAACGGCGTCGCCTCGCGCGTCGGCGCCCAGCACAGCCAGGACTATTCGGCCTGGTACAGCCACGTGCCCGGCCTCACCGTCATCGCGCCCTATAGCGCCGCCGACGCCAAGGGCCTGCTCAAGGCGGCCATCCGCTCGCCCAATCCGGTGGTCTTCCTCGAAAACGAAATTCTCTACGGCTCGACCGGTCTCGTTCCCAAGATGGACGATTTCGTGCTGCCGATCGGCAAGGCCCGCATCGCCCGCAAGGGTGCCGATGTCACGATCGTCTCCTTCTCCATGGGCATGCGCTACGCCACCCAGGCCACCGAAAAGCTGGTCGCGGCCGGCGTCGACGTGGAACTGATCGACCTGCGCACCCTGCGCCCGCTCGACAGCGATACCGTCATCGCCTCGGTCAAGAAGACCGGTCGTCTGGTGACAGTCGAAGAGGGCTGGCCGCAGGGCGGCATCGGCGCCGAAATTTCGGCCCGCGTCATGGAACAGGCCTTCGACTATCTCGATGCCCCTGTCATCCGCGTCACCGGCAAGGATGTCCCCATGCCCTACGCCGCCAACCTCGAAAAGCTGGCGCTGCCGAACGTCGATGAAGTGATCGCGGCCGTCAACGCCGTGACCTACCGCTCGTAA
- a CDS encoding pyruvate dehydrogenase complex dihydrolipoamide acetyltransferase has protein sequence MPINITMPALSPTMEEGKLAKWHVKEGDSVSSGDVIAEIETDKATMEVEAVDEGKIGKILVAEGTENVKVNAVIAVLLQDGESADAAAAPKTEAPKPAPAAEAPKAEAPKAAAAPAPAATNSNSGSSAPAAAPAPAKSEGGKTFASPLARRLAKEAGIDVSAISGSGPKGRVVKSDVEAAKSGKTPLKAAASAPAATPAAGGAAPSGLTKAQVLALYPEGSYELVPNDGMRKVVAARLTESKQTVPHFYLTLDCKIDALLAAREQINAAAPKGKDGKPGYKLSVNDFVMKAWAVALQRVPTANATWAGDSILYHKRSDVAVAVSVPGGLFTPVVKSCDTKTLREISEEVKDLATRARGKKLAPHEYQGGSTSVSNLGMFGIKEFAAVINPPHGTILAVGVGEERVYADAGQVKIANFMTVTLSCDHRSVDGALGAEVLGVFKGLIENPVMMLA, from the coding sequence ATGCCGATCAATATCACCATGCCGGCGCTCTCTCCGACGATGGAAGAGGGCAAGCTCGCCAAGTGGCACGTCAAGGAGGGCGACAGCGTCTCTTCCGGTGACGTGATCGCTGAAATCGAAACCGACAAGGCCACGATGGAAGTCGAGGCCGTCGACGAGGGCAAGATCGGCAAGATCCTGGTCGCCGAAGGCACCGAGAACGTCAAGGTCAACGCCGTCATCGCCGTGCTGCTGCAGGATGGCGAAAGCGCCGACGCGGCGGCTGCGCCCAAGACAGAAGCACCCAAGCCTGCTCCTGCCGCTGAAGCACCCAAGGCGGAGGCCCCCAAGGCCGCCGCCGCGCCGGCCCCGGCCGCGACCAACAGCAATTCCGGCAGCAGCGCTCCTGCTGCCGCGCCCGCTCCGGCCAAATCGGAAGGCGGCAAGACCTTTGCCTCGCCGCTCGCCCGCCGACTCGCCAAGGAAGCCGGCATCGACGTTTCCGCGATTTCCGGCTCCGGTCCCAAGGGCCGCGTCGTCAAATCCGATGTCGAAGCCGCCAAGTCCGGCAAGACCCCGCTCAAGGCCGCTGCCTCGGCTCCTGCCGCCACGCCCGCCGCTGGCGGCGCAGCGCCATCAGGGCTGACCAAAGCGCAAGTGCTCGCCCTCTATCCGGAAGGCAGCTATGAGCTCGTGCCCAACGATGGCATGCGCAAGGTCGTCGCCGCACGCCTCACCGAATCCAAGCAGACCGTCCCGCACTTCTACCTGACGCTCGATTGCAAGATCGATGCGCTGCTGGCCGCCCGCGAGCAGATCAACGCCGCCGCGCCCAAGGGCAAGGACGGCAAGCCAGGCTACAAGCTCTCGGTCAACGACTTCGTCATGAAGGCCTGGGCCGTCGCCCTGCAGCGCGTGCCCACGGCCAACGCTACCTGGGCCGGCGACTCGATCCTCTACCACAAGCGCTCTGACGTCGCGGTTGCTGTGTCCGTGCCCGGCGGCCTGTTCACCCCGGTGGTCAAGTCCTGCGATACCAAGACGCTTCGCGAGATCTCCGAGGAGGTCAAGGATCTGGCCACTCGCGCCCGTGGCAAGAAGCTGGCGCCGCATGAATACCAGGGCGGTTCTACTTCGGTCTCCAACCTGGGCATGTTCGGCATCAAGGAATTCGCCGCCGTCATCAACCCGCCGCATGGCACCATCCTCGCCGTCGGCGTGGGCGAAGAGCGCGTCTATGCCGACGCCGGCCAGGTCAAGATTGCCAACTTCATGACCGTGACCCTCTCCTGCGACCACCGCTCCGTCGACGGCGCCCTGGGCGCCGAGGTGCTCGGCGTGTTCAAGGGCCTGATCGAAAACCCGGTGATGATGCTGGCCTAA
- a CDS encoding SGNH/GDSL hydrolase family protein, which produces MKIILAYGDSLTFGANPQPGGPRHAYDDRWPTALEKGLGGKARVIAEGLGGRTTVSDDWYANADRNGARILPTLLESHSPLDLVIIMLGTNDLKPAICGSALEASFGMRRMVQLIRGHYAGKGEAAPQIILVAPPLLCDSDNADMMGHFGGYAHGLEQSSQFATHYARRAQEWNTGFFDASTVAKADPLDGVHLDATNTRAIGEGLVPVVKSMLSL; this is translated from the coding sequence ATGAAAATCATTCTTGCTTACGGCGACAGCCTGACCTTCGGCGCCAATCCGCAACCCGGTGGTCCGCGCCATGCCTATGACGATCGCTGGCCTACGGCCCTCGAAAAGGGACTAGGCGGCAAGGCGCGCGTCATTGCCGAAGGTTTGGGCGGCCGCACCACAGTCTCCGACGACTGGTATGCCAATGCCGATCGCAACGGCGCCCGTATCCTGCCGACGCTGCTCGAGAGCCACTCGCCGCTCGACCTCGTCATCATCATGCTGGGCACCAACGACCTCAAGCCCGCCATCTGCGGCTCGGCGCTGGAGGCCTCGTTCGGCATGCGCCGGATGGTGCAGCTTATCCGGGGCCACTATGCGGGCAAGGGCGAAGCCGCGCCGCAGATCATCCTCGTGGCGCCGCCACTGCTCTGCGACAGCGACAATGCCGACATGATGGGCCATTTCGGTGGCTACGCCCATGGCCTCGAACAATCCAGCCAGTTCGCCACTCACTATGCGCGCCGCGCACAGGAGTGGAATACCGGCTTCTTTGATGCCTCGACGGTGGCAAAGGCCGATCCGCTCGACGGCGTCCATCTCGACGCGACCAACACTCGCGCGATCGGCGAGGGGCTCGTGCCGGTCGTCAAATCCATGCTCTCGCTCTGA
- the lpdA gene encoding dihydrolipoyl dehydrogenase has product MADQYDLLVIGAGPGGYVAAIRGAQLGMKVGIIEREHMAGICSNWGCIPTKALLRSAEIYGHMSHAKDYGLTVEKFGVDIDGVVKRSRAIAAQMNNGVQFLMKKNKVDIIWGEAVITKPGEVKVAPTKKAIQQPQVPPPKNALGEGTYKARNIIIATGARPRVLPGIEPDGDKIWTYFEAMKPAAMPKSLVVMGSGAIGVEFASFYRSMGAEVTIIELLPQIMPVEDAEIAGLARKRLEKRGIKILTGAKVAKVEKTKDGVTAHVELKDGSKQQISGDKLISAVGVQCNIEGLGLETVGVKTERGAIVIDHYGATNVAGIWAIGDVAGPPMLAHKAEHEAVITVEKIAGLKVHGLDKTKVPGCTYCEPQVASVGLTEAKAKEAGREIKVGRFPFVGNGKAIALGEPDGLVKTIFDAKTGELLGAHMVGAEVTELIQGFVIAMNLETTEEDLIHTIFPHPTLSETMKESVLDAYGLALNI; this is encoded by the coding sequence ATGGCTGACCAATACGACCTTCTCGTCATCGGCGCCGGCCCGGGCGGCTATGTTGCCGCCATCCGCGGCGCGCAGCTCGGCATGAAGGTGGGCATCATCGAACGCGAGCACATGGCCGGCATCTGCTCCAACTGGGGCTGCATCCCGACCAAGGCGCTGCTGCGTTCGGCCGAAATCTACGGCCATATGAGCCATGCCAAGGACTATGGCCTGACTGTCGAGAAGTTCGGCGTGGACATCGACGGCGTGGTGAAGCGCTCCCGCGCCATCGCCGCGCAGATGAACAACGGCGTCCAGTTCCTCATGAAGAAGAACAAGGTCGACATCATCTGGGGCGAGGCGGTCATCACCAAGCCCGGCGAGGTCAAGGTCGCGCCAACCAAGAAGGCCATCCAGCAGCCGCAGGTGCCGCCGCCCAAGAATGCGCTGGGCGAGGGGACCTATAAGGCCAGGAACATCATCATCGCCACCGGCGCCCGCCCGCGCGTGCTGCCCGGCATCGAACCCGATGGCGACAAGATCTGGACCTATTTCGAGGCGATGAAGCCGGCTGCCATGCCCAAGTCGCTGGTGGTCATGGGCTCTGGCGCCATCGGCGTCGAGTTCGCCTCCTTCTACCGCTCGATGGGCGCTGAAGTGACCATCATCGAACTGCTGCCGCAGATCATGCCGGTGGAAGACGCCGAGATTGCCGGTCTGGCGCGCAAGCGTCTCGAGAAGCGCGGCATCAAGATTCTGACGGGTGCCAAGGTCGCCAAGGTCGAAAAGACCAAGGATGGCGTCACCGCCCATGTCGAACTCAAGGACGGCAGCAAGCAGCAGATTTCCGGCGACAAGCTGATTTCGGCCGTCGGCGTGCAGTGCAACATCGAAGGCCTCGGCCTCGAAACGGTCGGCGTCAAGACCGAGCGCGGCGCCATCGTCATCGACCACTATGGCGCGACCAACGTTGCCGGCATCTGGGCCATTGGCGACGTCGCCGGCCCGCCGATGCTGGCGCACAAGGCCGAGCATGAGGCGGTCATCACCGTCGAGAAGATCGCGGGCCTTAAGGTCCATGGCCTCGACAAGACCAAGGTGCCCGGCTGCACCTATTGCGAGCCGCAGGTGGCCAGCGTCGGCCTCACCGAAGCCAAGGCCAAAGAAGCCGGTCGCGAGATCAAGGTCGGTCGCTTCCCCTTCGTCGGCAACGGCAAGGCCATTGCGCTGGGCGAACCGGACGGACTGGTCAAGACCATCTTTGACGCCAAGACCGGCGAGCTGCTGGGTGCGCACATGGTTGGCGCCGAAGTGACCGAGTTGATCCAGGGCTTTGTGATCGCCATGAACCTCGAAACCACCGAGGAAGACCTGATACACACAATTTTCCCGCATCCGACATTGAGCGAAACGATGAAGGAAAGCGTTCTGGATGCTTACGGGCTCGCGCTGAATATCTAG
- a CDS encoding Gfo/Idh/MocA family protein translates to MVKAIQVGLGHWGFSWTKEVIPKVPNIHMVGYVDSNPEAIRRVQTELGIDEKRCFLSLEEAAKGVEADLAICTLRTEAHYPVVKRCLELGFNVIVEKPFASTIAQAKELVAIAKANGRVLMVSQNYRFQPAPIAAAELIGAQRFGPVNLVSIDFRRHAPSQGYRYWDMPDPLLADMSIHHFDLMRMVLGDEPKRVSCRTWNPDSSPFGHHPIGVATLEFEKGTIVSYRGSWMSSGPVTPWAGEWTMDCSEGEIIWSSRDHFMGKAGPDKLSLRQRDGEAVPFALEPIELADRTGTLGAIAKVIETGSIPARFSSGEDNLHSLALVQATITSASRGGEWVEIAEIMQ, encoded by the coding sequence ATGGTCAAGGCGATCCAAGTCGGCCTGGGACACTGGGGATTCAGCTGGACCAAGGAAGTTATCCCCAAAGTTCCCAACATTCACATGGTGGGCTACGTGGACAGCAATCCCGAGGCCATCAGGCGTGTCCAGACGGAACTTGGCATCGACGAGAAGCGCTGCTTTCTGAGCCTCGAAGAAGCGGCCAAGGGCGTCGAGGCAGATCTCGCCATCTGCACTTTGCGGACCGAAGCGCATTATCCGGTGGTCAAGCGCTGCCTGGAACTGGGCTTCAACGTCATCGTCGAAAAGCCCTTCGCCTCGACCATCGCCCAGGCCAAGGAGCTGGTCGCCATCGCCAAGGCCAATGGTCGCGTGCTGATGGTCAGCCAGAACTACCGCTTCCAGCCGGCACCGATTGCGGCCGCCGAGCTGATCGGCGCGCAGAGGTTCGGGCCAGTGAACCTGGTGTCCATCGATTTCCGCCGCCACGCGCCGAGCCAGGGCTATCGCTATTGGGACATGCCCGATCCGTTGCTGGCCGACATGTCGATCCACCATTTCGACCTGATGCGCATGGTGCTGGGCGACGAGCCCAAGCGCGTCTCCTGCCGCACCTGGAATCCAGATTCCAGCCCCTTCGGGCATCACCCCATCGGCGTAGCGACCCTCGAATTCGAGAAGGGCACCATCGTGTCCTACCGCGGCTCATGGATGAGCAGCGGCCCCGTGACACCGTGGGCTGGCGAATGGACCATGGATTGTTCGGAAGGCGAGATCATCTGGAGCTCGCGCGATCACTTCATGGGCAAGGCCGGGCCGGACAAGCTGAGCCTCCGCCAGCGCGACGGCGAAGCCGTGCCGTTCGCGCTGGAGCCGATCGAGCTCGCCGACCGCACCGGCACGCTGGGCGCCATTGCCAAGGTCATCGAGACCGGCTCAATTCCCGCGCGCTTCAGCTCGGGCGAAGATAATCTACATTCGCTTGCGCTGGTGCAGGCAACCATCACATCCGCATCACGCGGCGGCGAATGGGTCGAAATCGCGGAGATCATGCAATGA
- a CDS encoding GlsB/YeaQ/YmgE family stress response membrane protein: MSVGTQELLIFLGIGLVAGWLAGLVLGGGGLLRNLIVGVIGAFVGGWLLSVANISLPVGNVLVSQIITATIGAIVVIAVARVIAR; this comes from the coding sequence ATGAGCGTCGGAACACAAGAACTCCTGATATTCCTGGGCATCGGCCTCGTTGCCGGCTGGTTGGCCGGCCTCGTGCTGGGCGGCGGCGGCTTGCTGCGCAACCTGATCGTCGGCGTCATCGGTGCCTTTGTTGGCGGCTGGCTGCTGTCGGTGGCCAATATTTCGCTGCCTGTCGGCAATGTGCTGGTCAGCCAGATCATCACTGCCACGATTGGTGCTATTGTCGTGATTGCGGTCGCACGAGTCATCGCGCGATAA
- a CDS encoding GlsB/YeaQ/YmgE family stress response membrane protein, which translates to MIFFVAIGLLAGWLASWIVGGGGLITYLISGVIGSFVGGYLFTALRVDLGIRNDLARQIVTSTVGAIIVVIIARLIA; encoded by the coding sequence ATGATCTTTTTCGTCGCCATAGGCCTGCTGGCGGGGTGGCTTGCCAGCTGGATCGTCGGAGGCGGCGGCCTGATCACCTACCTCATCAGCGGTGTGATCGGTTCGTTCGTCGGAGGGTATCTGTTCACGGCGCTGCGGGTCGATCTCGGTATCCGCAACGATCTGGCCCGCCAGATCGTGACCTCGACGGTCGGCGCCATTATCGTCGTGATTATCGCACGGCTGATTGCATAA
- the lipA gene encoding lipoyl synthase, protein MVTLIDNSALKPRHPEKANRPDSVVLRKPDWIRVKAPGSPIYKETQQIVREHGLVTVCEEAGCPNIGECWSKKHATMMIMGEICTRACAFCNVRTGMPGPLDASEPEKVASAVQKLGLEHVVITSVDRDDLADGGARHFADVILAIRAKNPRTTIEILTPDFLRKDGALEIVVAAKPDVFNHNLETVPSKYLKVRPGARYFHSIRLLQKVKELDPTMFTKSGIMVGLGEERNEVLQLMDDLRSADVDFLTIGQYLQPTKKHYPLQRFVTPDEFKSYATVATAKGFSLVSSSPLTRSSHHAGEDFAALKAARMAKLGH, encoded by the coding sequence GTGGTCACTCTGATCGACAATTCGGCGCTCAAGCCTCGCCATCCCGAAAAGGCCAACCGGCCCGACAGCGTGGTGCTGCGCAAGCCCGACTGGATCCGCGTCAAGGCGCCGGGCTCCCCGATCTACAAGGAAACCCAGCAAATCGTGCGCGAGCACGGGCTGGTGACGGTCTGCGAAGAGGCCGGCTGTCCCAATATCGGGGAATGCTGGTCCAAGAAGCACGCCACCATGATGATCATGGGTGAAATCTGCACCCGCGCCTGCGCCTTCTGCAACGTCCGCACCGGCATGCCCGGGCCACTGGATGCCAGCGAGCCCGAAAAGGTCGCCAGCGCCGTGCAGAAGCTCGGCCTGGAGCATGTGGTGATCACCTCGGTCGACCGCGACGACCTCGCCGACGGCGGCGCCCGGCATTTTGCCGACGTGATCCTGGCCATCCGCGCGAAGAATCCGCGCACAACCATCGAAATCCTGACGCCGGACTTCCTGCGCAAGGACGGGGCACTGGAGATCGTCGTGGCCGCCAAGCCCGACGTGTTCAACCACAACCTCGAGACCGTGCCATCCAAGTATCTCAAGGTCCGTCCGGGCGCCCGCTACTTCCACTCGATCCGCTTGCTGCAGAAGGTCAAGGAACTCGATCCGACCATGTTCACCAAGTCCGGCATCATGGTCGGCCTGGGCGAAGAGCGGAACGAAGTCCTCCAACTGATGGATGACTTGCGTTCGGCCGATGTCGATTTCCTCACCATCGGTCAGTACCTGCAGCCGACCAAGAAGCACTATCCGCTACAGCGCTTCGTGACACCGGACGAGTTCAAGTCCTACGCCACCGTCGCCACCGCTAAGGGCTTCTCACTGGTCTCGTCCAGCCCCCTGACCCGTTCGTCGCATCACGCCGGCGAGGATTTTGCCGCACTCAAGGCCGCCCGCATGGCCAAGCTGGGTCATTGA
- a CDS encoding type II toxin-antitoxin system RatA family toxin, producing the protein MKRFFERHVPHLPQRMFEIVADLADYPRFIPNVKGMEVRPDPAAHGADIRLAKMTLFFGPITQAYTSRVVADPQALTIKAKAVDGPFAYLDSVWSFEPEGMGTRVRFEVDFKISNPLIAAVAEPAFAAKQDEIMQAFADEADQRFGD; encoded by the coding sequence ATGAAACGCTTCTTCGAGCGGCACGTGCCGCACCTGCCGCAGCGCATGTTCGAGATCGTCGCCGACCTCGCCGACTACCCGCGCTTCATTCCCAATGTGAAGGGCATGGAGGTCCGGCCGGACCCGGCTGCCCACGGGGCCGACATCCGCCTCGCCAAGATGACGCTGTTCTTCGGCCCCATCACCCAAGCCTATACTAGCCGCGTGGTAGCCGATCCGCAGGCGCTGACCATCAAGGCCAAGGCGGTCGACGGCCCTTTCGCCTATCTCGACAGCGTCTGGAGCTTCGAGCCCGAAGGCATGGGCACCCGCGTCCGCTTCGAGGTCGACTTCAAGATTTCCAATCCGCTGATCGCAGCCGTGGCGGAGCCCGCTTTTGCCGCCAAGCAGGACGAGATCATGCAAGCATTTGCCGATGAGGCCGATCAGCGGTTCGGGGACTAG
- a CDS encoding CinA family protein — protein sequence MAKAPEKAVDPAKQIIDLLKGTKETIVTAESCTGGMIATALTDIPGSSAAFYGGYVTYANTAKSRMIHVQARLIRDYGAVSNQVARAMADGARNTAHVDYAVAVTGIAGPDGGSEKKPIGLVYVAVSSELATVVIEHNFGDIGREEIRKASVRAALELVVQVLTSDED from the coding sequence ATGGCCAAGGCACCAGAGAAAGCCGTCGATCCGGCAAAGCAGATCATCGACCTCCTCAAGGGGACCAAGGAAACCATCGTTACTGCCGAAAGCTGCACCGGCGGTATGATTGCCACGGCGCTAACCGACATTCCCGGCTCCTCGGCCGCGTTCTATGGCGGCTACGTCACCTATGCCAATACCGCCAAGTCGCGCATGATCCATGTGCAGGCCCGGCTGATCCGCGATTATGGCGCTGTGAGCAATCAAGTCGCCCGTGCTATGGCCGATGGGGCCCGCAACACTGCCCATGTCGACTATGCCGTGGCCGTGACGGGTATTGCCGGTCCGGACGGCGGCAGTGAGAAAAAGCCGATCGGGCTGGTCTATGTCGCTGTGTCGTCGGAACTGGCCACTGTCGTCATCGAGCACAATTTCGGCGATATCGGCCGCGAGGAAATCCGCAAGGCCAGCGTCAGGGCCGCGCTGGAGCTGGTGGTGCAGGTGCTGACCAGCGACGAGGACTAG
- a CDS encoding bifunctional 2-C-methyl-D-erythritol 4-phosphate cytidylyltransferase/2-C-methyl-D-erythritol 2,4-cyclodiphosphate synthase, translating to MRQKSIAVIIVAAGKGERASVGAALDPKQYRRIGGKPVLAQTVQAFLALPQISRVVAVIHPDHVARYEELGLVDERMMPPVIGAETRQGSVLEGLKALAPIRPDFVLIQDAARPFASPQVIGDVIAALGEFDGALPALPVTDTIKRSLDGQQVATTEDRKQLLAAQTPQGFRFGQIFSAHMRASTIRNRQFTDDAEIAEWAGLRVALVTGDRDNIKITHPEDFARAERILSGDLPMETRVGTGFDVHPFEPGDAVWLGGVRIPHKAKLKGHSDADVALHALTDAILGAIGEGDIGVHFPPSDMQWKGAASTVFLKHAGGLVAQAGGRIVNLDVTIVCEAPRIAQHVPAMREVIAETLEIATTRIAIKATTSEQLGFTGREEGIVAMASASVELPRVD from the coding sequence ATGCGTCAGAAATCTATAGCCGTCATTATCGTCGCCGCAGGCAAGGGCGAGCGGGCCAGCGTTGGCGCCGCCCTTGATCCCAAGCAGTATCGCAGGATTGGCGGCAAGCCCGTTCTGGCGCAAACCGTCCAGGCATTCCTCGCTTTGCCGCAGATTTCTCGGGTTGTTGCGGTCATCCATCCCGATCACGTGGCGCGATATGAAGAACTTGGCCTCGTCGACGAGCGCATGATGCCGCCGGTCATCGGCGCGGAGACGCGGCAGGGGTCGGTGCTGGAGGGTTTGAAGGCACTGGCGCCTATTCGCCCCGACTTCGTGCTGATCCAGGATGCGGCGCGGCCATTCGCATCACCGCAGGTTATCGGCGATGTCATTGCCGCGCTTGGTGAATTCGACGGCGCCCTGCCCGCATTGCCCGTCACGGACACGATCAAGCGCAGCCTCGACGGGCAGCAGGTAGCGACGACCGAAGATCGCAAGCAGCTGCTGGCAGCACAGACCCCGCAGGGCTTTCGCTTTGGCCAGATATTCTCGGCGCATATGCGGGCCTCAACGATCCGCAACCGGCAGTTCACCGACGATGCCGAAATCGCCGAATGGGCAGGATTGCGCGTCGCCTTGGTGACGGGAGACCGCGACAATATCAAGATTACCCACCCCGAAGATTTTGCTCGCGCCGAGCGCATCCTGTCCGGAGATTTGCCCATGGAAACCCGCGTTGGCACGGGCTTTGACGTCCATCCGTTCGAGCCCGGCGATGCCGTCTGGCTGGGCGGGGTCCGCATTCCGCACAAGGCCAAGCTTAAGGGGCATTCGGATGCAGACGTGGCTTTGCATGCGCTGACCGACGCCATTCTTGGCGCCATCGGCGAGGGCGATATCGGGGTGCATTTTCCACCCTCGGACATGCAGTGGAAAGGTGCCGCCTCAACGGTGTTTCTCAAGCATGCTGGAGGTCTTGTCGCGCAAGCCGGCGGGCGGATTGTCAATCTTGACGTGACAATCGTCTGCGAAGCGCCGAGGATCGCTCAACACGTGCCGGCGATGAGGGAGGTCATTGCCGAAACACTTGAGATCGCGACGACAAGGATCGCGATCAAGGCAACGACAAGCGAGCAGCTCGGGTTTACCGGGCGGGAGGAAGGTATCGTGGCGATGGCAAGCGCAAGTGTTGAACTGCCGAGGGTCGACTGA
- the dusB gene encoding tRNA dihydrouridine synthase DusB, with translation MAGITDAPFRKVAERFGAGMVVSEMIASNALVVGNQEMARRLRKPNTLPHMVQLAGCEAEWMTRGAKVAHDAGADIIDINFGCPSKRVTNGFAGSALMRVPDHAMTLIDAVVSATPLPVTVKMRLGWDDDSLNAAEMARRAVDAGVKMITVHGRTRQQFYKGTARWELVRAVVEAVDVPVVVNGDIIDLAAAREALKLSGAAAVMLGRGAQGKPWAIGQIGAGLACQDGPDAPESDELIAIISEQYEDMLSEYGMAVGLRAARKHLDWYAEAAGIALDKPTRTAFLNSEAPAEVLGMIRTIFSGDWKAAA, from the coding sequence ATGGCCGGAATTACCGATGCCCCATTCCGCAAGGTCGCCGAGCGCTTTGGCGCGGGCATGGTGGTGTCGGAGATGATCGCCAGCAATGCTCTGGTGGTCGGCAATCAGGAAATGGCCCGTCGCCTGCGCAAGCCTAACACCTTGCCGCATATGGTGCAGTTGGCCGGCTGCGAGGCGGAATGGATGACGCGCGGCGCCAAGGTGGCGCATGACGCTGGCGCCGATATCATCGACATCAATTTCGGCTGCCCGTCCAAGCGTGTCACCAATGGCTTTGCGGGATCAGCGCTGATGCGCGTGCCGGACCATGCCATGACGCTGATCGATGCCGTGGTTTCAGCCACGCCGCTGCCGGTAACGGTCAAGATGCGGCTCGGGTGGGACGACGACAGCCTCAATGCCGCCGAGATGGCGCGCCGTGCTGTCGATGCCGGCGTTAAGATGATCACCGTGCATGGCAGGACCCGTCAGCAATTCTACAAGGGCACCGCCCGCTGGGAGCTGGTTCGCGCCGTGGTCGAGGCCGTGGATGTGCCGGTGGTGGTCAACGGCGATATCATCGACCTGGCAGCGGCTCGCGAGGCGTTGAAGCTGTCGGGCGCAGCCGCCGTAATGCTAGGCCGTGGCGCACAGGGCAAGCCTTGGGCCATTGGGCAGATCGGGGCAGGGCTGGCGTGCCAGGACGGGCCGGATGCGCCTGAGAGCGACGAACTGATCGCCATCATCTCCGAGCAATACGAGGACATGTTGAGCGAATACGGCATGGCCGTTGGCCTGCGCGCGGCCCGCAAGCACCTCGACTGGTATGCGGAGGCTGCCGGCATTGCGCTCGACAAGCCGACACGCACCGCTTTCCTCAATAGCGAGGCGCCGGCCGAGGTTCTCGGCATGATCCGCACCATCTTTTCCGGCGACTGGAAGGCAGCAGCATGA